Proteins from one Prevotella sp. E2-28 genomic window:
- a CDS encoding Na(+)-translocating NADH-quinone reductase subunit A gives MANVIRLRKGLDIHLQGKAEETKMNLKSNGHFALVPDDFEGVVPKVVVREGDIVKAGDALFVNKLYPEVRFASPVSGKVTAVERGERRKVLCVKVEADAEQQYVDFGKKDVSSLDGKAVVDALLEAGLFGYINQLPYAISTNPSVMPKSIFVSALRDKPLAGSFEFEVKDQVVDFQTGLIALSKIAKTYVGFGEDSALLPELSAVDNLEFNVFKGKCPAGNVGVQVNHIDPVNKGEVVWTIGDPSVVLFIGRLFNTGKVNLSRTVALCGSEVKKPCYVDMLVGEELSTLLSNSYEADHSVRIINGNVLTGTVTTKDGYLGAHTSEITVIPEGDDNNEMLGWIMPRFGQFSVNRSYFSWLFGKKAYALDARVKGGERHMIMSGEYDKVLPMDIYGEYLIKAIIAGDIDKMEQLGIYEVSPEDFALAEFVDSSKLELQRIVREGLNNLRKENA, from the coding sequence ATGGCAAATGTTATTAGGCTACGTAAAGGCTTAGACATTCACCTTCAAGGAAAAGCTGAGGAAACGAAAATGAACCTCAAATCGAACGGGCATTTCGCATTAGTGCCTGACGATTTTGAAGGCGTCGTTCCCAAGGTCGTTGTCCGTGAAGGTGACATTGTTAAAGCCGGGGATGCTTTGTTTGTAAACAAGCTCTATCCCGAAGTTCGTTTCGCCTCGCCTGTCAGTGGTAAAGTAACTGCTGTGGAGCGTGGCGAACGTCGTAAAGTGCTTTGCGTTAAGGTGGAAGCCGACGCTGAGCAGCAGTATGTGGATTTTGGTAAGAAGGATGTGTCGTCACTAGACGGTAAGGCCGTTGTTGACGCTCTCCTTGAGGCAGGTCTCTTTGGTTATATCAACCAGCTGCCTTATGCTATTTCCACTAATCCTTCTGTGATGCCGAAGTCAATCTTCGTGTCAGCACTGCGCGACAAACCATTGGCTGGTAGTTTTGAGTTTGAAGTGAAGGATCAGGTGGTAGATTTTCAGACTGGTCTTATCGCTCTGTCGAAGATTGCAAAGACCTATGTGGGCTTTGGCGAGGATTCGGCTCTCCTTCCTGAACTCTCAGCTGTTGATAACCTGGAGTTCAATGTGTTCAAGGGTAAGTGTCCTGCAGGTAACGTAGGCGTACAGGTCAACCACATTGACCCAGTAAACAAGGGTGAGGTGGTTTGGACTATCGGTGACCCCTCTGTGGTGCTGTTCATTGGTCGCCTCTTTAACACTGGTAAGGTGAACCTGAGTCGTACAGTAGCACTCTGTGGTAGTGAGGTGAAGAAACCCTGCTACGTGGATATGCTGGTAGGCGAGGAGCTCTCTACGCTGCTCAGCAACAGTTATGAGGCTGATCACTCTGTGCGTATTATTAATGGTAACGTGCTGACGGGTACTGTAACTACAAAGGACGGCTACCTGGGTGCACACACCAGTGAGATTACAGTGATTCCTGAGGGTGACGACAATAACGAGATGCTGGGATGGATTATGCCCCGCTTCGGACAGTTCTCAGTGAACCGCAGTTATTTCTCTTGGCTCTTCGGCAAGAAGGCATACGCACTGGATGCCCGTGTGAAGGGTGGTGAGCGCCACATGATTATGAGTGGTGAGTACGACAAGGTGCTGCCTATGGATATCTATGGTGAATACCTCATCAAGGCTATCATTGCTGGCGACATTGACAAGATGGAGCAGTTGGGTATCTACGAGGTTTCTCCTGAGGACTTTGCTCTGGCTGAGTTTGTTGACTCTTCTAAGTTGGAACTCCAGCGCATCGTTCGCGAGGGATTGAATAATTTACGTAAAGAAAACGCATAA
- a CDS encoding NADH:ubiquinone reductase (Na(+)-transporting) subunit B, whose protein sequence is MKALRNYLDKIKPSFEKDGKLHAFRSLFDGFETFLFVPNTTAKKGVHIHDAIDSKRIMSMVVIALMPALLFGMYNVGYQNALASGIDATCMDMFIYGMLAVLPKILVSYVVGLGIEFAWAQWKGEEIQEGFLVSGILIPLIVPVNLPLWMLAIAVAFAVIIGKEIFGGTGMNIFNPALMARAFLFFAYPQKMTGDQAWISDSPIFGFGGQVADGFSGATPLANLSEYTFTMDAVYGLIPGSIGETSVIAIAIGAVILLCTGIASWKIMLSVFAGGILTGLLFENLEMTPIHWYEHIALGGFCFGAVFMATDPVTSSRTECGKWIYGFMIGVVAIVVRVMNPGFPEGMMLAILLMNMFAPAIDYFVVDRNISKRLKRGGTK, encoded by the coding sequence ATGAAAGCACTAAGAAATTATCTCGATAAGATAAAGCCTTCCTTTGAGAAGGATGGCAAACTGCACGCTTTCCGTAGCCTCTTCGATGGTTTTGAGACCTTCCTCTTCGTGCCTAACACAACGGCAAAGAAGGGTGTTCACATCCATGATGCTATCGACTCGAAGCGTATTATGAGTATGGTGGTCATTGCTTTGATGCCTGCTTTGCTCTTTGGTATGTATAATGTAGGTTATCAGAACGCACTGGCTTCAGGCATTGATGCTACATGCATGGATATGTTTATCTATGGTATGCTGGCTGTGCTGCCAAAGATCCTCGTTTCTTACGTTGTAGGTCTGGGTATTGAGTTTGCCTGGGCACAGTGGAAGGGTGAGGAGATTCAGGAGGGCTTCCTCGTGAGTGGTATTCTGATTCCCCTGATTGTTCCTGTGAACCTGCCTTTGTGGATGCTCGCTATCGCAGTGGCTTTCGCTGTGATTATCGGTAAGGAAATCTTTGGTGGTACAGGTATGAACATCTTCAACCCCGCTTTGATGGCTCGTGCCTTCCTCTTCTTTGCTTATCCTCAGAAGATGACGGGCGACCAGGCTTGGATTTCTGACAGTCCTATCTTCGGCTTCGGAGGTCAGGTTGCTGATGGCTTCTCTGGTGCTACACCGCTGGCTAACCTCAGCGAATACACCTTCACGATGGATGCTGTCTATGGTTTGATTCCCGGTTCTATTGGTGAGACCTCTGTTATCGCCATTGCTATTGGTGCTGTGATTCTGCTCTGCACAGGCATTGCTTCTTGGAAGATTATGCTGAGTGTCTTTGCAGGTGGTATCCTGACAGGCCTGTTGTTTGAGAACCTTGAGATGACACCTATCCACTGGTACGAACACATCGCCCTGGGTGGCTTCTGCTTTGGTGCTGTATTTATGGCTACCGACCCTGTTACCTCAAGTCGTACAGAGTGTGGTAAGTGGATTTATGGTTTCATGATTGGTGTCGTAGCTATCGTGGTGCGCGTGATGAACCCAGGCTTCCCCGAGGGCATGATGCTGGCTATCCTGCTGATGAACATGTTTGCACCTGCCATCGACTACTTCGTGGTAGATCGTAATATTTCAAAACGTTTGAAGAGAGGAGGTACAAAATGA
- a CDS encoding FMN-binding protein, with product MNTNSNAYIIIYSAIMVLIVAFLLAFVSQTLKPMQDANVALDTEKQILNSLNLRGLSDEEAHATYEKIVKYDEAQKVYVCTLENGDVKYVLPLKGQGMWGGISCFLAIDSDKNTVYGAYFNHESETAGLGAEIKDNADWQAKFQGKKIFADETKETLALSVEKNVNNETTVDAVTGATVTSTAVSKMLQEQLAKYQDFLLSE from the coding sequence CTGAATACAAACAGCAACGCGTACATTATTATTTATAGCGCGATAATGGTGCTTATTGTGGCTTTCTTGCTGGCTTTCGTTTCTCAGACGCTGAAGCCCATGCAGGATGCTAACGTAGCCCTTGATACTGAGAAGCAGATCCTGAACTCGCTGAACCTGCGTGGTCTGAGCGATGAAGAGGCTCATGCTACTTACGAGAAGATTGTGAAGTATGACGAGGCACAGAAGGTTTATGTCTGCACCCTCGAGAATGGTGATGTGAAGTATGTGCTCCCCTTGAAGGGTCAGGGCATGTGGGGTGGCATCAGCTGCTTCCTGGCTATCGACAGCGACAAGAATACTGTCTATGGCGCTTATTTCAACCATGAGAGTGAGACTGCCGGTCTGGGTGCTGAGATTAAGGACAATGCCGATTGGCAGGCTAAGTTCCAGGGGAAGAAGATCTTTGCTGATGAGACGAAAGAGACGCTTGCCCTCTCTGTGGAAAAGAACGTCAACAACGAGACAACGGTAGATGCTGTTACCGGTGCTACTGTCACCTCTACAGCTGTGAGCAAGATGCTGCAGGAGCAGTTGGCCAAGTATCAGGACTTCCTCCTCAGCGAATAA
- a CDS encoding NADH:ubiquinone reductase (Na(+)-transporting) subunit D, with protein MALFSKQNKEAFTNPLNLDHPILVQVLGICSALAVTSQLKPAIVMGLAVTVITAFANVIISILRNTIPNRIRIVVQLVVVAALVTIVSQILKAFVYDVSVQLSVYVGLIITNCILMGRLEAFAMQNKPWPSFLDGVGNGIGYAMILIIVGAVREFFGRGSLLGFQIIDCKDFNNGMMTMPAMALILVGIVIWIHRAYFYKEK; from the coding sequence ATGGCATTATTCAGTAAACAAAATAAAGAGGCGTTCACCAATCCGTTGAACCTCGATCACCCCATTCTGGTGCAGGTGCTGGGTATCTGCTCGGCATTGGCTGTGACCAGTCAGTTGAAGCCTGCTATCGTGATGGGTCTTGCTGTTACGGTGATTACGGCTTTTGCTAATGTGATTATTTCTATTCTCCGCAACACCATCCCCAACCGCATTCGTATCGTGGTGCAGTTGGTGGTTGTGGCAGCGCTGGTAACTATCGTTTCTCAGATTCTGAAGGCCTTCGTCTATGACGTCAGCGTACAGCTCTCAGTGTATGTAGGTCTGATTATTACCAACTGTATCCTGATGGGTCGTTTGGAAGCATTCGCTATGCAGAACAAGCCCTGGCCTTCATTCCTCGATGGTGTAGGTAATGGTATCGGCTATGCCATGATTCTGATTATCGTGGGTGCTGTGCGTGAGTTCTTTGGACGCGGTTCGCTGCTGGGCTTCCAGATTATCGATTGCAAGGACTTTAATAACGGTATGATGACTATGCCTGCTATGGCTTTGATTCTGGTGGGAATCGTCATCTGGATTCATAGAGCATATTTTTATAAGGAGAAATAA
- the nqrE gene encoding NADH:ubiquinone reductase (Na(+)-transporting) subunit E, producing MEHAISLFFRSIFVDNMIFAFFLGMCSFLAVSKNVKTSLGLGLAVTFVLLVTVPVDYLLQTKVLSENGIFGMDLSYLSFILFIAVIAGIVQLVEMIVEKYSPSLYAALGIFLPLIAVNCAIMGASLFMQQRILLDPSETKAITSVADALVYALGSGIGWTLAIVAMGAIREKMQYSDVPKPLQGLGITFITVGLMAMAMMCFSGLKI from the coding sequence ATGGAACACGCAATAAGTTTATTCTTTAGGTCGATTTTCGTCGACAACATGATATTCGCGTTCTTCCTTGGTATGTGCTCATTCCTGGCCGTATCAAAGAATGTGAAGACATCACTGGGACTTGGACTTGCAGTTACCTTCGTACTGCTGGTTACTGTACCTGTTGACTATCTGCTCCAGACTAAGGTGCTCTCTGAGAATGGCATCTTCGGCATGGACCTCTCGTATCTCTCGTTCATCCTTTTCATCGCCGTCATTGCAGGTATCGTGCAGTTGGTGGAGATGATTGTAGAGAAGTACTCTCCCTCGCTCTATGCCGCACTGGGTATCTTCCTCCCTCTGATTGCCGTGAACTGTGCCATCATGGGTGCTTCACTGTTCATGCAGCAGCGCATCCTGCTTGATCCCTCTGAGACGAAGGCTATCACCAGTGTTGCTGATGCCTTGGTTTACGCATTGGGTTCTGGTATTGGTTGGACATTGGCTATCGTGGCTATGGGTGCCATTCGTGAGAAAATGCAGTATAGTGATGTTCCCAAGCCCCTGCAGGGTCTTGGCATCACCTTCATCACCGTGGGTCTGATGGCTATGGCGATGATGTGTTTCAGTGGTCTTAAAATCTAA